Proteins encoded within one genomic window of Macrotis lagotis isolate mMagLag1 chromosome 3, bilby.v1.9.chrom.fasta, whole genome shotgun sequence:
- the RCN1 gene encoding reticulocalbin-1: MGPGCPGLAPPLLLLLLPLLLGPPLGPGQLRAKPTVRKERVLRPDSELGQRPADDSQSLRYDHEAFLGKEDARTFDQLSPEESKERLGKIVGRIDSDGDGFVTTEELKSWIKRVQKRHIYENLAKVWKDYDRNNDKKISWEEYKQATYGYYLGNPEEFQDGSDQHTFKKMLPRDERRFNTADLDGDKEATWEEFTAFMHPEEFEHMKDIVVLETLEDMDKNGDGFVDQDEYIADMFAHEENGPEPDWVVTEREQFADFRDLNKDGKMDKDEIRHWILPQDYDHAQAEARHLVYESDLDKDQKLTKEEILGNWNMFVGSQATNYGEDLTKNHDEL, translated from the exons ATGGGCCCGGGCTGCCCGGGGCTGGcgccgccgctgctgctgctgctgctgccgctgctgctggGGCCGCCGCTGGGCCCCGGGCAGCTCCGGGCCAAGCCCACCGTGCGCAAGGAGCGCGTGCTGCGGCCGGACTCGGAGCTGGGCCAGCGGCCGGCCGACGACTCGCAGAGCCTCCGCTACGACCACGAGGCCTTCCTGGGCAAGGAGGACGCCCGGACCTTCGACCAGCTCAGCCCGGAGGAGAGCAAGGAGAGGCTGGG AAAGATTGTTGGCAGAATAGATAGTGATGGAGATGGCTTTGTCACAACCGAGGAGCTGAAAAGTTGGATTAAACGGGTACAGAAACGGCACATCTATGAAAACCTGgcaaaagtctggaaagattatGATCGGAACAATGATAAGAAGATTTCCTGGGAAGAATATAAGCAGGCTACATATGGTTACTACCTGG GGAACCCAGAAGAATTTCAGGATGGATCTGATCAACACACTTTTAAGAAGATGCTGCCGCGTGATGAGAGGAGGTTCAACACGGCTGACCTGGATGGTGACAAAGAGGCTACCTGGGAGGAATTCACTGCTTTTATGCATCCCGAGGAGTTTGAACATATGAAAGATATTGTCGTCTTG GAGACACTGGAGGATATGGATAAGAATGGTGATGGATTTGTAGATCAGGATGAATACATCG CTGATATGTTTGCCCATGAGGAGAATGGACCAGAACCAGACTGGGTGGTCACTGAACGGGAGCAATTTGCAGATTTCCGGGATTTAAACAAAGATGGGAAGATGGACAAAGATGAGATTCGACACTGGATTCTTCCCCAAGATTATGACCATGCCCAAGCGGAAGCTAGACACTTGGTGTATGAGTCAGACCTGGATAAG GATCAGAAgttaaccaaagaagagatattaggGAACTGGAACATGTTTGTCGGCAGCCAGGCTACCAACTATGGAGAAGACCTCACAAAGAATCACGATGAGTTATGA